From a region of the Sporosarcina ureilytica genome:
- a CDS encoding TIGR02328 family protein, producing MRLWHEDLLTELPRQQLLGQHRECCALRGLGWNKKHATVNYVFDHDPYKLFQYHMKVINEMKRRGYKNDPLWENPAYRGKQCSSYEVVVIEQESKPIYPEHNECYMKECLENLAEKGIHLMIEMPGS from the coding sequence ATGAGATTATGGCATGAAGATTTATTAACAGAACTACCTAGACAACAGTTATTAGGGCAACATAGGGAATGTTGTGCACTTCGCGGCTTAGGTTGGAATAAAAAGCATGCGACTGTAAATTATGTATTTGACCACGACCCCTATAAGCTTTTTCAATACCACATGAAAGTGATCAATGAAATGAAAAGACGAGGTTATAAGAATGATCCGTTATGGGAGAATCCAGCATATCGTGGAAAGCAATGTTCATCATATGAAGTGGTAGTAATTGAGCAGGAAAGTAAACCGATTTATCCCGAGCATAATGAATGCTATATGAAGGAATGCCTTGAAAATCTTGCGGAGAAAGGCATTCATTTAATGATTGAAATGCCAGGTTCTTGA